Proteins from a single region of Segatella copri:
- a CDS encoding RagB/SusD family nutrient uptake outer membrane protein, which translates to MKRFHKYILGASLLSIALVTTSCEDETEPTHFATQDQASASSAATRALVYAMPAYFNHIDESLIDEKNWHGAFGYGAMMIIRDLQTGDRSIGTKYNDHFKNYACDQYMGKRYIYANYPWSYYYGFILTTNKVIAAIDLNNCTDDQKGYYGIASAFRAFCYLDLARTYEFLDNKKVKSVNENGKDVAGLTVPIITDAISENDARKNPRATRADMAKFIEDDLNKAEEYIKFSTEKTNILPDLACVYGLKARLYMWLEDYTNAAKYAKLAFTTTSSKPMTESDCLDAQKGFNDLSKWMWGAKQTSEDDAVKTGIINWTSWACNETTFGYAGVGAYNLIDANLYSQIDDKDFRKKEFIGPNGPSKDQKILTKLQQAYASIKFRPNEGNADSYQTGAASAYPIMRIEEMYFIWAEAEAHLDAAKGKEDLIKVMTTILKRNPEYAFSGTTTEEVVNEIVKQKRIELFGEGQTFFDIKRLNMSVDRTYNGNNWIPLARLKTDGRPAWMNWVIPQNEEKNNSALADYNNPDPSDVYTK; encoded by the coding sequence ATGAAAAGATTTCATAAATATATATTAGGAGCTAGCCTCTTGTCTATCGCACTTGTAACTACAAGTTGCGAAGACGAGACTGAGCCAACACACTTTGCAACCCAAGATCAAGCAAGTGCGTCAAGTGCTGCCACAAGAGCATTGGTATATGCAATGCCAGCATATTTCAATCATATAGATGAAAGTCTCATAGATGAAAAAAATTGGCATGGAGCATTCGGCTATGGTGCCATGATGATTATCCGTGATTTGCAAACTGGCGACCGTTCTATTGGTACAAAATATAATGATCACTTTAAAAATTATGCATGCGATCAGTACATGGGCAAGCGTTATATCTACGCAAACTACCCTTGGAGTTATTACTATGGCTTTATCTTGACTACCAACAAGGTTATTGCAGCCATAGACCTTAACAATTGTACAGATGATCAGAAAGGCTACTACGGCATTGCCAGTGCTTTCCGTGCATTCTGTTATCTTGACCTAGCTCGTACTTACGAGTTCCTTGACAACAAGAAAGTTAAGTCGGTAAATGAAAACGGAAAGGATGTTGCTGGTCTTACTGTTCCTATCATAACAGACGCAATTAGCGAGAACGATGCACGCAAAAATCCACGTGCAACACGTGCTGATATGGCAAAGTTCATTGAGGACGATTTGAACAAAGCAGAAGAATACATTAAGTTTTCAACAGAAAAAACAAACATCTTGCCAGACCTCGCGTGTGTATATGGTTTAAAGGCACGCCTTTATATGTGGCTTGAAGACTATACGAATGCTGCTAAGTATGCAAAGCTGGCATTCACTACAACATCTTCAAAGCCAATGACTGAGTCGGACTGTCTTGATGCTCAAAAAGGTTTCAATGACCTATCAAAGTGGATGTGGGGCGCAAAACAGACATCTGAAGATGATGCCGTTAAAACAGGTATCATAAACTGGACTTCATGGGCATGTAATGAAACAACATTTGGTTATGCCGGTGTTGGTGCATATAACTTAATTGACGCCAATCTCTATAGCCAGATTGATGATAAGGACTTCCGAAAGAAGGAATTTATCGGTCCTAATGGTCCTTCAAAAGACCAGAAGATTTTGACCAAATTGCAACAAGCTTACGCATCAATTAAGTTCCGTCCTAATGAAGGTAATGCTGATTCTTATCAGACTGGTGCCGCATCAGCTTATCCAATCATGCGTATAGAAGAAATGTATTTCATTTGGGCTGAAGCAGAAGCTCATCTTGATGCCGCTAAGGGTAAGGAAGACTTGATTAAAGTTATGACAACCATATTGAAGCGTAACCCAGAATATGCTTTTAGCGGAACAACAACAGAAGAAGTTGTAAACGAAATCGTAAAGCAGAAGCGAATCGAGCTATTTGGTGAAGGTCAGACATTCTTCGACATCAAGCGTCTTAACATGTCAGTAGATCGCACATATAATGGGAACAACTGGATTCCATTGGCTCGACTCAAGACAGATGGTCGTCCTGCATGGATGAACTGGGTTATTCCTCAGAATGAGGAGAAGAATAACTCTGCACTGGCAGATTACAATAACCCAGACCCTTCTGATGTATACACAAAGTAA
- a CDS encoding ATP-binding protein: MIVRPKRIYRKRIPYGMQNFEDVIKEDCYYVDKTPFIEQIEESNKYFFFIRPRRFGKSLTLSMLENYYDINKKDKFEEIFGKLYIGQNPTPEHNTYLIIHLNFAEVAAGLDDYKDGLDNHCSLVFNFFCDIYAHILPANTKEGLEKLTDAVSQLRFLCQKCQEVGKKIYLFIDEYDNFTNMILAHEEHLMRYRNQTHGEGYLRQFFNTIKGAAGNTLGRVFVTGVSPVTMDDLTSGFNIGTNYSLSPDFNEMTGFTEEEVRKMLDYYGSVLPFNHTTDELIKVMKPWYDNYCFAEDRYGETTMYNSVMVLNFVDNYIRSNYQIPKKMVETNIRIDYDKLRMLIRHDKEFAHDASIIQQLVTQGFVIGTLNENFPAERINDPDNFLSLLFYFGMVTIDGTYKGETKFIIPNEVVRDQMYTYLLDTYKENDLVYDRYSKGKLESKLAYDGQFKPYFEYIADCLKKYSSQRDKQKGEAFVHGFTLAMTSQNKFYRPISELDNDGGYADIFLSPLCDIYKDMVDSYIIELKYCKSQTTDEQVKKLFEEASAQISRYADSDMVREAVKTTKLHKLVVIYRGAEMVACEEI; encoded by the coding sequence ATGATAGTAAGACCAAAGCGCATTTATCGCAAGCGCATACCATACGGCATGCAGAATTTTGAGGATGTCATAAAAGAGGATTGTTACTATGTGGACAAAACTCCTTTCATAGAGCAAATAGAAGAATCCAACAAGTATTTCTTCTTCATTCGCCCTCGCCGTTTCGGCAAGAGCCTTACGCTCTCCATGCTTGAGAATTACTATGACATCAATAAGAAAGACAAGTTTGAGGAAATCTTTGGCAAGCTATACATCGGACAGAATCCTACACCGGAGCATAATACATATCTCATCATCCACCTCAATTTTGCCGAGGTAGCAGCAGGATTGGATGATTATAAGGATGGACTGGACAACCATTGTAGCCTTGTGTTCAATTTCTTTTGTGACATCTATGCACATATTCTTCCTGCCAATACCAAGGAAGGATTAGAAAAGTTAACAGATGCAGTGTCTCAACTGAGGTTTCTTTGCCAGAAATGCCAGGAGGTGGGAAAGAAGATTTATCTCTTCATCGATGAGTACGACAACTTCACCAACATGATTCTCGCCCATGAGGAGCATCTTATGAGGTATCGCAACCAGACCCACGGAGAGGGATACTTGCGCCAGTTCTTCAACACCATCAAGGGTGCGGCTGGCAATACTTTGGGCAGAGTGTTCGTTACGGGAGTAAGCCCTGTGACCATGGATGACCTTACCAGCGGATTCAACATCGGAACCAACTACTCGCTCTCACCTGACTTCAATGAGATGACGGGATTTACCGAGGAAGAAGTGAGAAAAATGCTGGATTATTACGGCAGCGTTCTGCCGTTTAATCATACCACCGATGAGCTGATCAAGGTGATGAAGCCTTGGTACGACAACTATTGCTTTGCAGAGGATAGATATGGTGAGACCACCATGTACAACTCGGTAATGGTGCTCAACTTCGTAGATAATTACATCCGAAGCAATTACCAAATCCCTAAGAAGATGGTGGAGACCAACATCCGTATCGACTATGACAAGTTGCGAATGCTCATCCGCCACGACAAGGAGTTCGCCCACGACGCTAGCATCATCCAACAGTTGGTAACCCAGGGATTCGTGATAGGCACGCTCAACGAGAACTTCCCTGCCGAGCGAATCAACGACCCAGACAACTTCCTCAGCCTGCTGTTCTATTTCGGCATGGTGACGATAGACGGAACATACAAGGGTGAGACCAAGTTCATCATCCCGAATGAGGTGGTGCGTGACCAGATGTACACCTACCTGCTCGACACCTACAAGGAGAACGACTTGGTATATGATAGATATAGCAAGGGTAAACTGGAGAGCAAACTGGCATACGATGGGCAATTCAAGCCATACTTTGAGTATATCGCCGACTGCCTGAAGAAGTACTCCTCCCAGCGAGACAAGCAGAAGGGAGAGGCTTTCGTGCATGGCTTCACCTTGGCGATGACAAGCCAGAACAAGTTCTATCGCCCTATCTCTGAGCTGGACAATGACGGCGGTTATGCCGACATCTTCCTCTCTCCGCTCTGTGACATCTACAAGGACATGGTAGATTCATATATCATCGAGTTGAAATATTGCAAGAGCCAAACCACAGATGAGCAAGTAAAAAAGCTCTTCGAGGAGGCTTCAGCTCAAATCTCTCGCTATGCGGACAGTGATATGGTCAGAGAGGCAGTAAAGACTACAAAGCTCCACAAGCTGGTGGTTATCTACCGCGGAGCGGAAATGGTGGCTTGCGAGGAGATATAA
- a CDS encoding ATP-binding protein — protein MDIKRQQYLGQLIASQRNGLIKIITGIRRCGKSYLLFKLFHEYLNSQGISDDHIIEVALDDRTNKELRDPDNLLKYIKEQITDKNLYYIMLDEVQMVDEFTDVLNSLLHISNADVYVTGSNSHFLSTDVVTEFRGRGDEIHLFPLSFSEYCEGYKGTTDNAWKDYYTYGGLPLILTLDTDKKKEDYLNNLYKSVYLVDVLERHTVKNMGEFDELLRIIASSIGAPCNPTKLAKTFKSVKNVAIHHQTINKYLGFLEDAFLVEKSIRYNIKGKKYINTLAKYYFSDLGIRNALLGFRQQEETHIMENIIYNELRTRGYHVDVGMVEVREPDKSGKLIRKQLEVDFVVNQGSQRYYIQSAFAIPTLEKEAQESASLLRIKDSFKKIIIVKDDIKPKRNEDGILTIGLKDFLLDKNSLNY, from the coding sequence ATGGATATTAAAAGACAACAATATTTAGGCCAACTAATCGCAAGTCAAAGGAATGGCTTGATTAAGATTATTACAGGTATCAGAAGATGTGGAAAGTCATATCTTCTGTTCAAGTTATTTCATGAGTATCTAAATTCGCAAGGGATTTCAGATGACCATATCATAGAGGTTGCCCTCGATGATCGCACCAATAAGGAACTGCGTGATCCAGATAATCTGTTGAAATACATCAAGGAGCAGATAACAGACAAAAATCTCTACTACATCATGCTTGATGAGGTACAGATGGTAGATGAGTTTACGGATGTATTGAATAGCTTGCTGCATATATCAAATGCAGATGTATATGTTACAGGCAGCAACTCGCATTTTTTATCGACGGATGTAGTGACAGAGTTCCGTGGTAGAGGTGATGAGATACATTTATTTCCATTGTCATTCTCTGAATACTGTGAAGGATATAAAGGGACAACAGACAATGCATGGAAAGATTATTATACATACGGAGGGCTTCCTCTTATTTTGACGCTTGATACAGATAAGAAAAAAGAAGATTATCTGAATAACTTGTATAAGAGTGTGTATCTCGTAGATGTGTTGGAACGACATACGGTAAAAAACATGGGAGAGTTTGATGAATTGCTGCGAATTATCGCCTCTTCCATTGGTGCTCCATGCAATCCAACGAAGCTTGCCAAAACATTCAAGAGTGTCAAGAATGTGGCCATTCATCATCAGACGATAAACAAGTATCTAGGTTTTTTAGAAGATGCGTTTCTTGTGGAAAAGTCCATCAGATATAATATCAAGGGGAAGAAGTATATCAACACCTTGGCAAAATATTACTTTTCGGATCTTGGAATCAGAAACGCTCTGTTAGGCTTTCGTCAGCAAGAAGAGACACATATCATGGAGAATATCATATACAATGAATTGCGTACGAGAGGATATCATGTAGATGTGGGTATGGTAGAAGTCAGAGAGCCAGACAAAAGTGGCAAGTTGATCAGGAAGCAGTTGGAGGTGGATTTTGTGGTGAATCAAGGAAGTCAGCGATATTACATCCAGTCAGCTTTCGCCATACCAACATTAGAAAAAGAGGCGCAGGAATCTGCATCACTATTGAGAATTAAGGACTCTTTCAAGAAAATAATCATTGTGAAAGATGATATCAAGCCCAAGAGAAATGAAGATGGCATCCTTACAATTGGGCTGAAAGACTTCTTGTTAGACAAAAACAGTTTAAATTATTAA
- a CDS encoding IS1182 family transposase: MAKIQIKSETRHELSFFPNSFDDYVPKDSKVRMVDRIVRSMDINPLMDTYDGIGAPPYSPKMLLSLVVFAYINGIYSCRGIADALKYDVRYMWICGGKQLSFATINRFRSHHMIKCIDFYFDAVVSILVEKGVISLEEQYVDGTKIESKANKYTFVWKKTVEKNRAKLLEKTSAALAQIKEQIRLNGGSDIREEDSEPATSARDVERSARLCERQAKNLPKAKLTGREKQKLNTQIDHLFKASDKLREYEKSLDILGERNSYSKTDPDATFMRLKEDAMNNGQTKPAYNLQIATENQYWTNFALYPNPTDTLTFKPFLDKYKKRYGKQSKSVTADSGYGSEENYEYLEMEEMMGYVKYNWFHKEQHKPFKEDAFNQANFYYNRDDDYYVCPMGQHMEPCGQRQTKSDSGYVSVITLYRAQRCDGCPLGSLCKKSKGNRTIYVNHKLNAYKKEAFLLLTSQEGLKHRSQRPIEPEAVFGQMKADMHYKRFRHFGKDKVYMDIGLFGIGFNLKKYLGIKR, translated from the coding sequence ATGGCAAAGATACAAATAAAATCTGAAACTCGGCACGAATTGAGCTTTTTTCCTAACTCTTTCGATGATTATGTGCCAAAAGACAGCAAAGTTCGTATGGTGGATCGTATTGTTCGCAGTATGGACATCAACCCTCTCATGGATACCTATGATGGGATTGGTGCTCCTCCTTACAGTCCGAAGATGCTTCTAAGTTTAGTTGTTTTTGCCTATATCAATGGCATTTATTCCTGTCGTGGCATAGCGGACGCACTTAAATATGATGTTCGCTATATGTGGATTTGTGGAGGTAAGCAATTATCTTTCGCAACAATCAACCGCTTTAGATCCCATCATATGATTAAATGCATCGACTTCTATTTTGATGCGGTCGTCTCCATATTGGTTGAAAAGGGCGTGATTAGTCTGGAGGAACAATATGTTGATGGCACTAAGATAGAGTCGAAAGCAAACAAGTACACGTTTGTATGGAAGAAGACTGTGGAAAAGAACAGGGCTAAGCTCTTGGAAAAGACCTCTGCTGCATTGGCTCAGATAAAAGAACAAATTCGCCTGAATGGCGGGAGTGACATTAGGGAAGAAGACAGCGAGCCAGCCACTTCCGCCAGGGATGTAGAGAGAAGTGCACGTTTGTGTGAGAGGCAAGCTAAGAACCTTCCTAAGGCAAAACTTACAGGAAGAGAGAAGCAAAAGCTAAATACTCAGATAGATCACTTGTTCAAAGCCTCGGACAAACTGCGCGAGTATGAAAAATCACTGGATATACTGGGTGAGAGAAACAGTTACTCCAAGACTGATCCCGATGCGACCTTCATGCGCCTCAAGGAAGATGCCATGAACAATGGGCAGACAAAGCCTGCCTATAACCTTCAAATTGCGACAGAGAATCAATATTGGACGAATTTCGCCCTTTATCCCAATCCAACAGACACCCTGACCTTCAAGCCTTTTTTGGATAAGTACAAGAAAAGATATGGAAAGCAATCCAAGAGCGTCACCGCAGACTCAGGGTATGGCTCGGAGGAGAACTACGAGTACCTAGAGATGGAAGAGATGATGGGTTATGTAAAGTACAACTGGTTTCACAAGGAACAGCATAAGCCTTTCAAGGAGGATGCCTTCAACCAAGCGAACTTCTACTACAACAGGGATGATGACTATTATGTCTGCCCCATGGGACAACACATGGAACCTTGTGGACAACGGCAAACGAAAAGTGACTCCGGCTATGTGTCTGTCATTACATTATATAGAGCACAACGATGTGATGGATGTCCGCTTGGAAGTCTCTGCAAGAAATCCAAAGGCAACAGAACCATATATGTCAACCATAAACTGAATGCATATAAAAAGGAAGCCTTCCTGCTACTAACGTCTCAAGAGGGCTTGAAACACAGAAGCCAGCGACCGATAGAGCCGGAAGCTGTATTTGGGCAGATGAAGGCAGATATGCATTATAAGCGATTCAGGCATTTCGGAAAGGACAAAGTTTACATGGACATAGGGTTGTTCGGTATAGGATTCAATTTGAAGAAATATTTGGGGATAAAACGATAA
- a CDS encoding DUF4160 domain-containing protein: MFYSNDHEPIHVHVIKDGNEAKYNVSPLTQIYNHGFKKHDIALIESIISENEAVIIDRWKEYFNQK, translated from the coding sequence ATGTTTTATTCTAATGATCATGAACCAATTCATGTCCATGTTATCAAGGATGGAAATGAAGCAAAATACAATGTATCCCCTCTGACCCAGATTTATAATCATGGATTCAAAAAGCATGATATTGCCTTGATAGAATCTATTATTTCTGAGAATGAGGCGGTCATTATAGATAGATGGAAAGAATATTTTAATCAAAAATAA
- a CDS encoding DUF2442 domain-containing protein, translated as MEQYRVNRVWVDDAHIWAETQNGWKANYPFSRWSRLANATPAQRKAFVLSRYGIHWPELDEDLCFEGLFADAGMYKPSNAEDTIYYQA; from the coding sequence ATGGAGCAATATAGAGTAAATCGCGTTTGGGTTGACGATGCCCATATTTGGGCAGAAACCCAAAATGGCTGGAAGGCTAACTATCCTTTCAGCCGTTGGAGCCGTCTTGCTAATGCCACACCTGCCCAGCGTAAGGCTTTCGTATTGAGCAGATATGGTATTCATTGGCCTGAATTAGATGAAGATTTATGCTTTGAAGGACTATTCGCAGATGCTGGCATGTACAAACCGTCAAATGCAGAAGATACTATTTATTATCAAGCATAA
- a CDS encoding DUF7723 family protein: protein MNEEEIKIVAENAMMIVCGYAFSKTEEGLIRVVYLHPPYHALVMTSEGEVTETNMDDIEINIVQKYWKRNKKLMEQAYD from the coding sequence ATGAATGAAGAAGAGATTAAAATCGTGGCAGAAAATGCTATGATGATAGTTTGCGGATATGCATTTTCGAAAACCGAAGAAGGCCTTATACGTGTAGTGTATCTACATCCGCCATATCATGCTCTTGTAATGACAAGCGAGGGTGAAGTAACAGAAACCAATATGGATGATATAGAAATCAACATCGTTCAAAAGTATTGGAAACGAAACAAAAAATTAATGGAGCAAGCTTATGACTAA
- a CDS encoding SGNH/GDSL hydrolase family protein, whose product MKRFIMILCFICTYTLQMAAQTWIGTWATAPQTVVKAFMPYNNNMTNRSVRQIVKVSVGGDVIRLKLSNIYSMQPVVIRSIYIAHAKDSFKIDAKSAQYFKFGNSYKATIPAGRQIVSDALKFNLKNLERVAITINYTSAPDVPTVHMGSRTTSYIMKGVTNAHSNFEKAFRENHWYNISGIDVYTMSTNMSAIAIMGNSITDGKCSTDNAQNRWPDVMSEMLQLKHKITNQGVLNLGIGNNRVTVPGGFGALAKERFDRDILMQSGVKKVIIFEGINDIGAAKSGNSETVARQIIESIQGMMRKAKARKMKVYLGTITPFKGAGYYSYFHEAARLYVNDWIRSQAKNADGILDFAKLLQDPNDDRKMKREYASNDWLHPNPAGYKAMGIYAADIVK is encoded by the coding sequence GTGAAAAGATTTATAATGATACTATGCTTCATCTGCACATACACACTACAGATGGCGGCACAAACATGGATTGGAACTTGGGCTACGGCACCGCAGACTGTGGTGAAAGCGTTTATGCCCTATAATAACAACATGACAAACCGTTCGGTTCGCCAGATAGTAAAAGTAAGCGTAGGAGGCGACGTGATAAGACTGAAACTGAGCAATATCTACTCGATGCAACCCGTAGTGATACGCTCCATCTATATCGCTCACGCCAAAGACTCCTTCAAGATTGATGCCAAATCGGCTCAATACTTCAAGTTCGGCAACAGCTACAAGGCTACCATCCCTGCCGGCAGACAGATAGTGAGCGATGCCCTGAAGTTCAATCTCAAGAACCTGGAGCGCGTTGCCATCACCATCAACTACACCTCGGCTCCCGATGTGCCTACCGTCCACATGGGCTCACGTACCACCTCTTATATCATGAAGGGAGTAACCAATGCCCACTCCAACTTCGAAAAGGCTTTCCGCGAGAACCACTGGTACAACATCAGCGGCATCGATGTGTATACGATGAGCACCAACATGAGTGCCATCGCCATCATGGGCAATTCCATCACCGACGGCAAATGTTCTACGGATAATGCCCAGAACCGGTGGCCCGATGTAATGTCGGAGATGCTGCAGCTGAAGCATAAGATAACCAACCAGGGTGTACTGAACCTGGGCATCGGCAACAACCGCGTAACCGTTCCGGGCGGTTTCGGGGCACTCGCCAAGGAACGCTTCGACCGAGACATTCTGATGCAAAGCGGCGTAAAGAAGGTAATTATCTTTGAAGGCATCAACGACATAGGTGCTGCCAAGAGCGGCAACAGCGAAACGGTAGCCCGCCAGATTATAGAGAGCATACAGGGAATGATGAGGAAGGCGAAGGCCCGGAAGATGAAAGTTTATCTGGGCACCATCACGCCTTTCAAGGGTGCCGGCTACTACAGCTACTTCCACGAAGCAGCCCGACTCTATGTAAACGACTGGATTCGAAGTCAGGCAAAGAACGCAGATGGCATTTTAGACTTCGCCAAGCTGCTTCAAGACCCGAATGATGACAGAAAGATGAAGCGGGAATATGCCAGCAACGACTGGCTCCACCCGAATCCTGCAGGCTACAAGGCGATGGGAATCTATGCCGCTGATATCGTCAAGTAA
- the xpt gene encoding xanthine phosphoribosyltransferase, producing the protein MDLLKERIMQEGRCFPGGILKVDSFVNHQMDPILMMDLAKEFVRLFKDIKYNKIVTIEASGIAPAIMVGYLTNLPVVFVKKKQPKTMEGMITSVVHSFTKDRDYTVCVSNSYLTPEDHVIFIDDFLANGNASKGVMDLCEKAGAKIEAMGFIIEKAFQHGGDFLRKEGIRYEALATVESLDDCKIVLK; encoded by the coding sequence ATGGATTTACTGAAAGAAAGAATTATGCAGGAGGGCAGATGCTTTCCTGGTGGAATCTTAAAAGTAGACAGCTTTGTAAACCATCAGATGGACCCTATTCTGATGATGGACTTAGCTAAGGAATTCGTGCGCCTTTTCAAGGACATCAAGTACAACAAAATTGTTACTATCGAGGCTTCGGGCATCGCGCCTGCCATCATGGTAGGTTATCTGACCAATCTTCCTGTTGTATTTGTGAAGAAAAAGCAGCCTAAGACTATGGAGGGTATGATTACCTCTGTGGTTCACTCTTTTACAAAGGACCGCGATTATACGGTTTGTGTGAGCAACAGCTATCTTACTCCTGAGGACCATGTTATCTTTATCGATGACTTCCTTGCCAATGGTAATGCGTCTAAGGGCGTGATGGATCTTTGCGAGAAGGCTGGTGCCAAGATTGAGGCGATGGGTTTCATCATCGAGAAGGCTTTCCAGCATGGTGGTGACTTCCTGCGCAAGGAGGGAATCCGTTATGAGGCGCTCGCTACCGTAGAGAGCCTGGATGATTGCAAGATTGTCTTGAAGTAA
- a CDS encoding YqiA/YcfP family alpha/beta fold hydrolase, whose amino-acid sequence MNPYIKQFPDLMSGKKIMYVHGFLSSAQSGTVKMLQELMPNATLVAEDIPVHPEEAIEMLQKMAETEKPDLIIGTSMGGMYTELLKGYDRILVNPAFEMGNTMSSMTGKQEFQNPRKDGVNELMVTKGLIKDYRDFTERCFQNITSEEQQRVYGLFGDADPLVHTFDLFHEHYPLAIPFHGEHQLIDKVAFHYLCPVIRWIDDKQNGKERPIVYIDFDALHDSYMKATSSMHKAYEMLIEHYNVYIVAPAPTNDHEYMAKVQTWVEEYLSTPAYNHIIFCNQKNLLYGDYFIDPSPCDGFMGTAIEYGSDEFKTFEEIITFFERLGGQ is encoded by the coding sequence ATGAATCCATATATCAAACAATTCCCCGACCTCATGTCGGGCAAGAAAATCATGTATGTTCACGGTTTCCTCTCTTCTGCACAGAGCGGCACCGTAAAGATGTTGCAGGAACTGATGCCGAATGCCACCCTCGTGGCTGAAGACATCCCGGTACATCCGGAAGAGGCCATAGAGATGCTGCAGAAGATGGCGGAGACAGAGAAGCCCGACCTCATCATCGGTACCTCGATGGGAGGCATGTATACCGAACTGCTGAAAGGTTACGACCGCATCCTCGTAAACCCTGCCTTCGAGATGGGCAATACGATGAGCAGCATGACTGGCAAGCAGGAATTCCAGAACCCGAGAAAGGACGGAGTGAACGAACTGATGGTTACCAAAGGCCTCATCAAGGACTACCGTGACTTTACCGAGCGTTGCTTCCAGAACATTACTTCTGAGGAGCAGCAACGTGTTTACGGTCTCTTCGGCGATGCTGATCCGCTGGTCCATACCTTCGACCTCTTCCATGAGCACTATCCGCTCGCCATCCCATTCCATGGCGAGCACCAACTTATCGACAAGGTAGCATTCCACTATCTCTGTCCGGTAATCCGCTGGATTGACGACAAGCAGAACGGCAAGGAGCGCCCTATCGTATACATCGACTTCGATGCCCTGCACGACAGTTACATGAAGGCAACCAGTTCGATGCACAAGGCTTACGAGATGCTGATAGAGCATTACAACGTATATATCGTAGCCCCAGCGCCAACCAACGACCATGAATACATGGCGAAGGTACAGACTTGGGTGGAGGAATATCTCTCTACCCCAGCCTACAACCACATCATCTTCTGCAACCAGAAGAACCTGCTCTACGGCGATTACTTCATCGACCCTAGCCCATGCGATGGTTTCATGGGTACGGCGATAGAATACGGCAGCGATGAATTCAAGACCTTCGAAGAAATCATCACCTTCTTCGAAAGACTGGGAGGACAGTGA